A single window of Gymnogyps californianus isolate 813 chromosome 16, ASM1813914v2, whole genome shotgun sequence DNA harbors:
- the SBNO1 gene encoding protein strawberry notch homolog 1, producing MVEPGQDLLLAALSESGISPNDLFDIDSPDVVLGNPAPTPAVQQSVPLSALELGLETEATAAVKQEPETVSTPALLNVRQPPSTTTFVLNQINQLPTLGTTIVMTKTTPVTTTRQTITVAKIIQTSTTTRPSVAAPAVRNALTTTPSKDQIQLKDLLKNNSLNELMKLKPPPNIAQPVATAATDLSNGAVKKEASTKEVARIWINDIKMRSFSPTMKVPAVKEEEEPEEEDEEEMGHAETYAEYMPIKLKIGLRHPDPVVETSSLSSVTPPDVWYQTSISEETIDSGWLSALQLEAITYAAQQHETFLPNGDRAGFLIGDGAGVGKGRTIAGIIYENYLLGRKRAVWFSVSNDLKYDAERDLRDIGAKNILVHSLNKFKYGKISSKHNGSVKKGVIFATYSSLIGESQSGGKYKTRLKQLLHWCGEDFDGVIVFDECHKAKNLCPVGSSKPTKTGLAVLELQNKLPKARVVYASATGASEPRNMAYMNRLGIWGEGTPFREFSDFIQAVERRGVGAMEIVAMDMKLRGMYIARQLSFSGVTFKIDEVLLSQEYVKMYNKSVKLWVSARERFQQAADLIDAEQRMKKSMWGQFWSAHQRFFKYLCIASKVKRVVQLAREEIKNGKCVVIGLQSTGEARTLEALEEGGGELNDFVSTAKGVFQSLIEKHFPAPDRKKLFSLLGIDLTAQSNNNSPRDSPCKENKIKKRKGEEISREAKKARKTGGLAGSSSDESESESDASDNEESDNESSRFLSSGDDDDFNPFRDESSEDDEDDPWLIRKEHKKNKDKKKKKSIDPDSIQSALLASGLGSKRPSCFTSTVGTTTSSTNTSANSNTNSSFVTSQDAVERAQQMKKELLDKLEKLAEDLPPNTLDELIDELGGPENVAEMTGRKGRVVSNDDGSISYESRSELDVPVEILNITEKQRFMDGDKNIAIISEAASSGISLQADRRAKNQRRRVHMTLELPWSADRAIQQFGRTHRSNQVTAPEYVFLISELAGEQRFASIVAKRLESLGALTHGDRRATETRDLSRFNFDNKYGRNALEIVMKSIVNLDSPMVSPPPDFPGDFFKDVRQGLIGVGLINVEDRSGILTLDKDYNNIGKFLNRILGMEVHQQNALFQYFSDTLNAVIQNAKKNGRYDMGILDLGSGDEKVRKADVKKFLTPGYSTSGHVELYTISVERGMSWDEATKIWAEQTGPDDGFYLSLQIRNNKKTAILVKEVNPKKKLFLVYRPNTGKQLKLETCADLKKKYKKVPSEDALPHWLEQYNSSADTCTHAYWRGNCKKAGLGLVCEVGLRCRTYYVLCGSVLSVWTKVEGVLASVSGTNVKMQIVRLRTEDGQRIVGLIIPANCVSPLVNLLSTSDQSQQLAVQQQQIWQQHHPQSITNFNNA from the exons CTTCCAACTTTGGGGACTACAATAGTGATGACAAAAACAACACCTGTTACAACTACAAGGCAGACTATCACTGTAGCAAAAATCATTCAGACCAGCACAACTACTCGACCCTCGGTTGCAGCACCAGCAGTACGCAATGCCTTGACCACTACACCTTCAAAGGACCAGATTCAGCTGAAAGATCTGCTAAAGAATAATAGTCTTAATGAACTCATGAAGTTGAAGCCGCCTCCTAATATTGCCCAACCAGTAGCAACAGCAGCAa cTGATCTAAGCAATGGTGCAGTGAAGAAGGAGGCTTCCACAAAAGAGGTAGCAAGAATATGGATAAATGATATTAAAATGAGAAGTTTTTCACCTACTATG AAAGTGCCAGCAgtaaaagaagaggaggaacctgaggaagaagatgaagaagaaatgggCCATGCAGAAACTTACGCTGAGTATATGCCAATAAAAT TAAAAATTGGTCTACGTCATCCTGACCCAGTAGTGGAAACCAGCTCATTATCCAGTGTAACTCCTCCTGATGTGTGGTACCAGACATCGATATCGGAAGAAACAATTGATAGTGGCTGGTTGTCAGCTTTGCAACTTGAAGCAATCACTTACGCAGCTCAG CAACATGAAACATTCCTGCCCAATGGAGACAGAGCTGGATTCTTGATAGGTGATGGTGCTGGTGTAGGAAAAGGAAGGACCATAGCTGGAATAATCTATGAAAATTACTTGTTAGGCAGAAAAAGAGCAGTCTG GTTTAGCGTGTCAAATGATCTGAAATACGATGCTGAAAGAGATTTGAGAGATATTGGAGCAAAAAACATATTGGTTCATTCATTAAACAAG ttcAAGTATGGGAAAATTTCTTCCAAACATAATGGAAGTGTGAAGAAAGGTGTCATCTTTGCTACCTATTCTTCTCTTATTGGTGAAAGTCAGTCTGGTGGtaaatacaaaaccagattAAAGCAGCTTCTTCACTGGTGTGGTGAAGACTTTGATGGAGTT ATTGTATTTGATGAGTGTCATAAAGCTAAAAATCTGTGTCCAGTTGGTTcatcaaaaccaacaaaaacaggTCTGGCTGTATTGGAACTTCAAAATAAACTTCCAAAAGCCAGGGTTGTTTATGCTAGTGCCACAG GTGCATCTGAGCCAAGAAATATGGCATATATGAACCGTCTTGGAATATGGGGTGAAGGAACTCCATTTAGGGAATTCAGTGATTTTATTCAGGCTGTTGAAAGAAG AGGTGTTGGTGCCATGGAAATAGTTGCTATGGATATGAAGCTGAGAGGAATGTACATAGCAAGACAGTTGAGTTTTTCAGGTGTAACTTTCAAAATTGATGAAGTTCTGCTTTCACAGGAATATGTTAAAATGTACAATAAATCTGTGAAACTG TGGGTCAGTGCTAGAGAGAGGTTTCAACAAGCAGCCGATCTTATCGATGCAGAACAACGAATGAAAAAGTCTATGTGGGGTCAGTTTTGGTCAGCTCATCAGAGGTTTTTCAAGTACCTTTGCATAGCATCTAAAGTGAAGAGGGTGGTGCAGCTAGCTCGGGAAGAAATCAAGAATGGGAAA TGTGTTGTTATTGGCCTGCAGTCAACAGGAGAAGCAAGAACATTAGAAGCTTTGGAGGAAGGCGGTGGTGAACTGAATGACTTTGTTTCTACAGCAAA AGGAGTATTCCAGTCTCTTATTGAAAAGCACTTTCCAGCTCCTGACAGGAAGAAGCTGTTTAGCTTGTTGGGAATTGACTTGACTGCTCAAAGTAATAACAATTCACCCAGAGACAGCCCTTGCaaggagaacaaaataaagaaacgGAAAG GTGAAGAAATAAGCAGAGAAGCCAAAAAAGCTCGCAAAACAGGTGGCCTTGCAGGTAGCAGCTCTGATGAGAGTGAAAGTGAATCTGATGCTTCGGACAACGAAGAGAGTGACAATGAGAGCTCCAGATTTTTGAGTTCTGGAGATGATGACGACTTCAACCCGTTCAGAGACGAATCCAGTGAAGATGATGAAGATG ATCCCTGGTTAATTAGAaaagagcataaaaaaaataaagacaagaaaaagaagaaaagtataGACCCAGATTCTATTCAAAGTGCCTTACTAGCTTCTGGTCTTGGATCAAAACGACCTAGCTGTTTTACTTCCACTGTTGGTACCACCACTTCTAGTACCAACACGTCAG CAAACAGTAACACAAACAGCAGCTTTGTAACAAGTCAGGATGCTGTTGAAAGGGCccaacaaatgaaaaaagaactgCTTGATAAACTGGAAAAGCTGGCTGAAGATCTTCCACCGAATACACTGGATGAGCTTATAGATGAACTGGGTGGTCCTGAAAACGTTGCAGAG atgacagGCCGCAAAGGGAGAGTTGTAAGCAATGATGATGGCAGCATATCTTATGAGTCAAGATCTGAACTTGATGTGCCCGTTGAAATCCTGAACATCACGGAAAAGCAGAGGTTCATGGATGGAGATAAG aacatTGCCATAATCTCGGAGGCTGCCAGCTCTGGTATATCATTGCAAGCAGACCGCAGAGCTAAGAATCAGAGACGGAGAGTTCACATGACTCTGGAGTTGCCGTGGAGCGCGGATAGAGCAATACAGCAGTTTG GAAGAACTCATAGATCCAACCAAGTGACTGCTCCAGAGTATGTGTTCCTAATTTCTGAATTGGCAGGAGAGCAAAGATTTGCATCCATAGTTGCAAAAAGACTGGAGAGCTTG GGAGCCCTCACCCATGGTGACAGACGGGCTACAGAAACTCGAGACCTCAGCAGATTCAATTTTGACAACAAG TATGGCAGAAATGCTTTAGAGATTGTTATGAAATCCATTGTGAACCTAGACTCACCAATGGTCTCGCCTCCTCCTGATTTTCCTGGAGACTTCTTCAAAG ATGTTCGTCAGGGATTGATTGGCGTAGGCTTGATAAATGTAGAAGACAGATCTGGAATCCTAACACTTGATAAAG attATAACAATATAGGGAAATTTCTGAATAGAATTCTTGGTATGGAAGTACATCAGCAGAATGCTTTATTCCAGTACTTTTCTGACACATTAAATGCGGTTATTCAAAATGCTAAAAAGAATGGAAGATACGATATGGGCATCTTAG atttGGGCTCTGGGGATGAGAAAGTAAGGAAGGCAGATGTTAAGAAGTTTTTAACTCCTGGATATTCTACCTCTGGACATGTAGAACTATACACA ATCAGTGTAGAGAGAGGAATGTCTTGGGATGAAGCAACTAAGATCTGGGCAGAACAGACGGGTCCAGATGATGGATTTTATTTATCACTGCAG AtaagaaataacaagaaaacCGCTATTCTAGTAAAAGAAGTGAATCctaaaaagaagctttttttagTATACAGACCAAATACTGGGAAACAACTCAAACTAGAAACATGTGCagacctgaaaaagaaatacaagaag GTACCTTCTGAAGACGCTCTGCCACACTGGTTAGAGCAGTACAATTCTTCTGCGGATACCTGCACCCATGCTTATTG GAGAGGCAATTGTAAGAAGGCAGGCTTGGGATTAGTTTGTGAAGTGGGACTCCGCTGTCGAACTTACTACGTCTTGTGTGGTTCAGTATTGAGCGTCTGGACAAAAGTAGAAGGCGTTCTAGCCTCTGTGAGTGGTACAaatgtgaaaatgcaaataGTTCGTCTAAGAACAGAAGATGGGCAGAGGATCGTGG gTTTGATCATTCCTGCAAATTGTGTATCGCCCCTTGTAAACCTCCTGTCAACGTCAGACCAGTCTCAACAGCTTGCAGTACAACAGCAGCAGATATGGCAGCAGCATCACCCGCAAAGCATCACCAATTTCAACAATGCATAA